CCCACTCTGCTGGGCACCATGGGGCACGCTCCAGCTGGGAGCCGGGCTGGCAGTGGAGATACTACCTTTCCATAACTTTAACAAGTGACTTTAGTTTATGAAAACTACATCCCAAACGTTGCTTTACATTCAACTACACCTTCCGGTATAAACTGGCACTCAACTGCCAGTCTCTCCAAAACCCGCCCCTTTACAGTTAAGTAGGATtggcatgttttcttttttaataatttataactTTTTCTACCTTCATAAGTTAGGGCGaatatgtaatacagtatttTAATGGTTACTTTATTCAAAGATATTTTAAGTAACTGCTTCATTTATATGCACAGTATTCCTGCACTCTTTGCCTTATAAACGCAGGCATTCAGTGGAGACAGGCTGCGGGGGTTGAGCTGACCCTTTTGTTCTGCGAACTTTGACGTTTTCAGCGTTACTGCGCAGCAGGGATTGTTAGGTAGCTTGCCCTCTCACAGCCTTTAAGGTTAGGTGTAAACTGTCCTGAAAAGCATCAAGAGAGTTAAGCTTCTAAGGGTGAAATCAAATCCGACTCAGCATATTTGCTACTTTGAAAAACTTCCCCCCAACCCAGACCTGCGTTAGCACAAGTTAGTCTCGAAGTGGTaccagagaaacatttcatgcatAGAGTTTGGTTTGGTTACCTGGGTGGGGGAAACAATAGCAGGTGAAACTACTGTGGGAGAATTGGTGCTTCTGTGCCCATTGGCTTCTGGAAGAAGAGGCAGGGGGTCGTGTTTCACGGAAACCACCACCACCGCATCCACAGGCTCCGAGGAGGGGCGGATACAAAGTCTTTTAGGGGAAGAGGGGCCGCAGATTTCCCCCGACCCGAACACGGACTCGTACAGGGCGCGCTTGGGCGCAGCCTCCGATTTCACGTCGGGCCCGACCTGGCTGTCTCTGGGGAGGATATAGGTGTTCCCCAGCGAGGGCGGCTGGGGGCGGTGGTGGTGAGAGGgatgggtggggggatggggggagtggtGGCGAGCCGCCCCGTTCAGAGCCTCGGCGTAGCAGCCCTGCGGGGCGGGAGAGCCCAGTTTGGTGCCGATGCCCGCGATGCTGTTGAGCGTGGCGATGGAGACGGCGCCGATGCAGTGGTTGGTGTAGGTCTTGGAGAGCTTGGCCGCCTTGGAGAGCATCTGCATCCTGGTGCCCAGCAAGTTCTTGCCGATGGCTTTGTTCTCGTACCAGGTCACATCGCCCTCGCTGCAGTGGTCCCGGGGCCGCTGGAAGAACGCCTTGCAGAGGGGGTTGCGCTTCGACAGGTACTTGACGAAGCTGGCGTAGGGGCAGAACTCGGTGCCCGTCTCGTACATGCGCGGCAAGTTCTCCTCGTCGCTGCTCTCGGCGCGCTTCTTGCTCCACGACGACGAGCGCGACTTGTGGTAGGGCCCGAGGGACTTGAAGTAGACGAACTTGCGACCGTCCTCGTCCATGGCCAGCCCGAAGGAGTCCTCCTCCAGCTCGCGCTGGTTCTCGCGGCCGCGCGTGCAGAAGTACATGCACGTCTCGAACCAGACCTTGTTGAGCAGCCCGAAGGGCGTGTTGGTGCTGAAGACGCTGGAGGTGTAGAGCTTGCGCAGGTCGGCGCGCGTGATGGCTTGCTTCTGCACCACCGGCCCGGCGCCCTGCTCCTCGAGCTTGCGGATGACCGCGGCCAGCGTCAGGTTAGCGCTGCGCAGCTCCGGGTCCTTGGTGAGGTCGAGCGTGCGGCAGTACGGGGGCTCGTTGAGGTAGCGGTTGAGGGAGCTGCGGATGCTGATGAGCGACGACTTGCTGTAGAGCTGGCCGCTCTTGGAGCGGGCCTCGGCGTAGAAGGAGCGCAGCACGCGGCACAGCGCCCCCTTGTCCATGGTCTCGAAGTCCGGGCTCTGCGCCTTCTCGCTCAGGTACTCCCGGAAGATGCGCACGGCGTAGCGGGTGGCCAGCCGGGTGTTCTCGCTCAGCCGGGCCCGCTCGGGGCGCTGCAGCACGTCGGGGTCCAGCTCGGCGCCGTCCCCAGGCGGCCCGCCGCGGGCCCGGGGCGCCAGCAGCCGCGGCGGCGCCTCGGGCTCCAGCGCGGCGCTCTGGTCCATATTGATCATATGGACCGGCT
The sequence above is a segment of the Eschrichtius robustus isolate mEscRob2 chromosome 14, mEscRob2.pri, whole genome shotgun sequence genome. Coding sequences within it:
- the KCTD1 gene encoding BTB/POZ domain-containing protein KCTD1 isoform X1, with the protein product MARMPGSGDCNTSAGGSASAAAAAAENNGERGEGERGAGGRGRRHGRPHYCSAGEEEEEEEEEDEIQEVQITGDEEEDGGGGLEEEEEEEEEEEEMGLDWDEPLEPEDSAGEELEPEPVHMINMDQSAALEPEAPPRLLAPRARGGPPGDGAELDPDVLQRPERARLSENTRLATRYAVRIFREYLSEKAQSPDFETMDKGALCRVLRSFYAEARSKSGQLYSKSSLISIRSSLNRYLNEPPYCRTLDLTKDPELRSANLTLAAVIRKLEEQGAGPVVQKQAITRADLRKLYTSSVFSTNTPFGLLNKVWFETCMYFCTRGRENQRELEEDSFGLAMDEDGRKFVYFKSLGPYHKSRSSSWSKKRAESSDEENLPRMYETGTEFCPYASFVKYLSKRNPLCKAFFQRPRDHCSEGDVTWYENKAIGKNLLGTRMQMLSKAAKLSKTYTNHCIGAVSIATLNSIAGIGTKLGSPAPQGCYAEALNGAARHHSPHPPTHPSHHHRPQPPSLGNTYILPRDSQVGPDVKSEAAPKRALYESVFGSGEICGPSSPKRLCIRPSSEPVDAVVVVSVKHDPLPLLPEANGHRSTNSPTVVSPAIVSPTQDSRPNMSRPLITRSPASPLNNQGIPTPAQLTKSNAPVHIDVGGHMYTSSLATLTKYPESRIGRLFDGTEPIVLDSLKQHYFIDRDGQMFRYILNFLRTSKLLIPDDFKDYTLLYEEAKYFQLQPMLLEMERWKQDRETGRFSRPCECLVVRVAPDLGERITLSGDKSLIEEVFPEIGDVMCNSVNAGWNHDSTHVIRFPLNGYCHLNSVQVLERLQQRGFEIVGSCGGGVDSSQFSEYVLRRELRRTPRGPSVIRIKQEPLD